Part of the Streptosporangiales bacterium genome is shown below.
ACACCCCCAGAGGTCGCAAGACCTACAAGAAGAGAGCCGCCAGCATCGAGCCCGTATTCGCCCAGATCAAGCACAACCGCAGGATCCGAAGTCTCTTCCGTCGAGGGCTCGCAGCGGCGGACAGCGAATGGAAGCTCATCTGCGCCACCCACAACCTGCTGAAGACCTACCGGACGGCCTGACAGCCCCACCGCTCACCCGAATCGCGGACCGACCTCGACCGGCCAGCCAGCAGGCACAACATTCGTGCGACAGCCTCGTAGGTCCGATGTCCACTGCCCAGCCCATTCCCACCGGTTATCCGCGGGTGATGCCGCACCTCTCGATCGAGGGTGCCGCAGGCGCGCTCGAGTTCTACAAGGGCGTCCTCGGGGCGACCGAGCGGATGCGAATGGCACTGCCGGACGGCACCGTCGCCCACGCCGAGATCCAGCTCGGCGAGTCGGTGATCATGATCGGCGACGCGAATCTGCCCACGGACACCGACCCGAGCCCGCAGGCGCTCGGCGGTTCCCCGGTCGCGCTCTTCGTCTACCTGGAAGATGTCGACAAGGCGTACGAGCGGGCCATCGAAGAGGGCGCAGCGAGTGTGTCCAAACCGGCCGACCACTTCTACGGTGACCGGGTCGCCACCATCGACGACCCGTACGGGCACCGCTGGAACCTGGCCACCCACGTCGAGGACGTACCGCCGGACGAGATGGATCACCGCGCCGCCGCGGCGATGAGCGGAGGTGAGGAAGCGTGAAGTACGTGTTGCTGTTCGTCGAGACCGAAAAGTTCAGCGAAGAGTTGCAGGCCATGGGCCCGGCCGAGCGGGAACGGGCCTTCGAGAAGGTCGACAAGTGGTTCGCCGAGCACGCGGACGTGGTCCGCGGCGGTAGCAAGCTGCAGGCGCCGAACACGGCAACCACGGTTCGGTTGGACGGCGCCGAGCCGGTCATCACGGACGGGCCGTTCGTGGAGGGCAAGGAGGTGGTCAGCGGCTACCTGGAGGTAGACGTCGCTGACCTGGACGAAGCCCTGCGGATGGTGAAGACCTGGCCCGGCTGCCCCCTGGTCGAGATCCGCCCGCTGGAGTCGTGACCCGGTGGAGGCGTCGCACGACGAGCTGGCCCGCGTGGTGCGTGAGCATGCGGGACGGCTCGCCGCGTCGCTCGTCGGACTGATCGGCGACTTCACCGCGGCGGAGGACCTCGTCCAGGACGCCGTCGTCGCGGCGCTGACGCGGTGGCCGACCGAAGGGATCCCGGACCGGCCGGACGCCTGGCTGTTCACCGTCGCCCGGCGCCGTGGCCTGGACGTTCTGCGCCGGGAGAGCAACTACCGGTCGAAGCTGGCGCAGCTGCAGTGGCCGGTGCGGTCGCAACCGGACGAGCGGCTGCGGCTGGTGTTCACCTGCTGCCACCCGGCGTTGTCCCGTCAGGCCCAGATCGCCCTGACGCTGCGGGTGGTGTGCGGGCTGACCACTGAGCAGATCGCCCGCGCCTTCCTCGTCCGGGAGACGACGGTGGCGCAGCGGGTCACCCGCGCCAAACGGAAGATCGCCGCCGCCGGGATCCCGTACCGCATCCCCACCGAGGAGGAGCTGCCGGAGCGGCTGTCCGAGGTGCTTACGGTGATCTACCTGCTGATGAACGAGGGCTACCTGGCGACGGCGGAGCGGGCCCAGCGCCGCGACCTGGTCGACGACGCCGAGTGGCTGGCCAGCCTGCTGCACCAGCTGATGCCCGCCGAGCCCGAGGTGGCCGGCCTGCTGGCTCTGGCGCGGCTGCACCGCGCCCGCTCCGTCGGCCGGTTCGACCCCGGCGGACGGCTGGTGCTGCTCCAGGACCAGGACCGTACGTCGTGGGACCACGACGCCATCGGTGCCGCCACCCGGCTGCTGACCCGCGCCGCCGCACAGCACCGTCCCGGGCCGTACCAGCTGCAGGCGGCGATCGTCGCCTGCCATGCCGAGGCGGAGCGCTGGGAGGACACCGACTGGGAGCAGATCGTGGTGCTCTACGACATGCTGCTCCACCTCGCCCCGTCCCCGGTCACCCGGCTGCACCGGGCGATCGCGCTTCGCTACACCGCCGGCGCCGAGCCGGCGTTGGCCGAGCTCGATGGACTCGACACCGCGCTCGACCGGTATCACCTCTACCACGCCACCCGGGCCGAGCTGCTCCGCCAGCTGGGGCGAAGCGACGAAGCCCGCGCCGCCGACCGGCGTGCCCTCGAGCTGACCGCCAACCCGGCCGAGCAGGCCCTCCTGCAGGAGCGCATCGACTGGGCGTAGCTCGTCCGGCGGCGGTACGTCGCATCCTCGGCCGGCTGCGCGACCACAGCACTGACCACCGCGACGGCGCCTGCCTTCTCCGACGCCTTCCCGGTCCTGACCCTGGCCGGGCCTGCCGCGGTGCGGTTACCGGCGGCTCCACCCGACACGCCGAGGTAACTGAGAGTGCTTGAGTCTTGTACTCATCGTAACTGTATGCTCGTCAGCGACATGGTTCCTGACAGCTGCTCGAGCCCAGTGCGCGGGACGTCGCCGTCTCGGCGGCGGCGCGTGCCCGGGTTCGCTCGCAGAGCGCTTCGCTGGGGGCTGATCGGTGGCGCATGCTGCTTCCTCAGCTTCTGCGGAGTCACGGCCATGTCGGCAGGGACGGCCACGGCCGCGACGACCAACGACACGACGATCAACTCGGTAGCGGACCAGATACCGGTGGATCGCCTGGACCAGACAGTCGATGGCGTCAAGACCGCGGTCGAGAACCTGACCGGGGAGCAGCAGCTCCCGGAGCGCACGGACCGTGCCGGCACCGACCGGGAGGGGACGGCCACCGCCCCCGACGAACGGTCGACCCCGCCGGCCAAGGACGTGCTCGACGCCGGCGTCGACCGCCTGTCCAAGCTCACGGCGTCACTGGAGGACCTCGGCAACCCGGCGCGCGATATCGCCGGTGCCGGGTCCGTGACGTCGGACGACCTGGCGGTTGCCGTACCGGCCAGTGCCCAGGTACTGGGTGACGTAGCCGGTGCGGCGCCGAGCAAGACGACGCCGTCCAACGCCGCCGCCGCGTCCACAGCGACGACGGAGGCGCACCGCCCGGGCGAAGCCACGCGCGGGCAGCAACACACGACGCACGCCGACGAGTCGGCCGTGCAGCCAAGCAATGGTGCCGGCACTTCGGTCGACGGCCCGGGCGGCGGCGAGCTGCCCCTGCCGCCGGTCGAAACCGGCGCCTTCGGCAAGACGCCGGCGAGCGGTTCTGCCGCCGGTAGCAGCGTCATCGACGGTGGCACGGGAGCACGTGTCACCGCCTTCCACCTGCCCTTCGCCGCACAGGCGGACGCGGTGTCGTCCCTCGTCGGCGTCGAAGGGCCGTGGAACTCCGCAGGTAAGCCGCGGGTTTCGCCCGACTGACGTCGGTCACGCGAGTACCTGTCGCGCCTGTCGCGGCAGCCCCGGTCTTACCTGACCTTCCTCCTTGTTGTCGGCCATGGGCTGCCGTCTTCCTGATCTGTTCACCCCCATCTGCTCAACGAAGGGACTTTTGTGAATA
Proteins encoded:
- a CDS encoding VOC family protein codes for the protein MSTAQPIPTGYPRVMPHLSIEGAAGALEFYKGVLGATERMRMALPDGTVAHAEIQLGESVIMIGDANLPTDTDPSPQALGGSPVALFVYLEDVDKAYERAIEEGAASVSKPADHFYGDRVATIDDPYGHRWNLATHVEDVPPDEMDHRAAAAMSGGEEA
- a CDS encoding IS1182 family transposase; translated protein: TPRGRKTYKKRAASIEPVFAQIKHNRRIRSLFRRGLAAADSEWKLICATHNLLKTYRTA
- a CDS encoding sigma-70 family RNA polymerase sigma factor gives rise to the protein MEASHDELARVVREHAGRLAASLVGLIGDFTAAEDLVQDAVVAALTRWPTEGIPDRPDAWLFTVARRRGLDVLRRESNYRSKLAQLQWPVRSQPDERLRLVFTCCHPALSRQAQIALTLRVVCGLTTEQIARAFLVRETTVAQRVTRAKRKIAAAGIPYRIPTEEELPERLSEVLTVIYLLMNEGYLATAERAQRRDLVDDAEWLASLLHQLMPAEPEVAGLLALARLHRARSVGRFDPGGRLVLLQDQDRTSWDHDAIGAATRLLTRAAAQHRPGPYQLQAAIVACHAEAERWEDTDWEQIVVLYDMLLHLAPSPVTRLHRAIALRYTAGAEPALAELDGLDTALDRYHLYHATRAELLRQLGRSDEARAADRRALELTANPAEQALLQERIDWA